TTGATGCTGCATCCAAAGCAGCAAACGGATGACTGCGTGAAAGATATACTTTCCTCTTTGATCTCTTGAGATAAAGCTTCCAGCTGTTACTAAGGGGAATCATTTTGCAAAACCCTATGAATGGCATTAATTGATCCATTAAGAGCAGGGCtctgatttaactttttttgcattgaaaacaaatatctgaTGATTGTTTTAAGTTATGAAGAATTTTAGCATCAAACAACACTCCTTTAAAAGAATGGATACATTAAATGTTACCAATATAAAACTTAGGCGTGCTCCTCACATGATTTCTGGCTCATGGATATGATGCTGCAGTAACACTGCTCTGCACCAATACTTGAATTTTACAAATACGACAACTTTATGATAACTCTTACTAACTGCTGCATAAATCAGAGACCAGTCAAATAGCATTATTGTGCCACCCAGTTTGAACATTGGTTTAGTGGCAACAAACTCAGAGGAGGCAGAGATTTGTATGGAATCATTAGTCGATAAATACGTCCCTGACTTAGATACACTTTACATATATTTGctgttgtgacatttttattttacactctTCTGTATACAAGTATAAGCACTTACAACATGCTTTGTGAAGCTCGATTGTACACAGTGAGAAAACACCATGATTTTCCTTCAAGGtatatttatcattaaaaagGCCATGGTTCAAGTGGAAGGACTTGTTATTacagaaattattattactgaCAAAGATCTATAAAAAACACTTCTATGATACAAGTGTAATAATTTACAAGACATTTTGTGAATAGTTTGTacaaagtgaattaaaaaacatagtacagtaatgaaaaataaataaaataaatatcgaCAGAAAGTTTTTGGTTTGgtagtttttttaaacctgGTGCATTCAGTAATGGAGCCAAATGCAAGGATTACAATACCTGAAAATTATTGATACTGGAATGGAGTCAGTGAATGTCTCATTCAACATTATGGACAATTTTTTATCCATCTTGAATCCTAAAATCAACTGAGATGGATTTGAGCTCTGTTATCTGTTTTAAGTAGTGTAAGATCTgttatttatgaaatattctAACTGACACAATTAAGCCCCATAACACAAAGGGTATACATATACTATTTAGGAGTTTGATTCACTTAAATTGCTTGctttatatttatgaaatacaaaaacacagtgaagaccGGGTCGATTTGTGATTTATTAGGTAGAtcaatattcaataaaaaaagttgtataaatgCATTTCTGTTTATATATCTAGCTTTATATATAGATcgatatataaatatgaatcataaacataaacatttttgtccCTTTAGAATTCCTTACATTAGACAATACAGTAGTGACAAAGATATGTACTGAGTGCAACATTTACAATTGAAACATTAACTTTCCCATGTCTCTTTTGGATAAACTATATAAGAGACACGATTTCTAAATGACCTCAAACATGtctttggcatttctgtacCCCATTTcacttatcacacacacacacacacacacacacacacacacacacacacacacacacacacacacacacacacacacacacacacacacacacacttaaaagtccaatcaagatttttttgtagctgatcatactttattttttgaacAATAATTAAGTTCTGTACAGTCTTTTCAGGGGGTGATGTGAGTTCAGCTGGGTGCAGACTCAGTGgaggctggctgctgctgccgctgcttcATAAGCTGTTCCTTCCGTGCAATTTGGAAATTCATCATGCAGTCTTTGAACGTCTGCACCTGGCTCTTGCACACACGCCAGTCCTGGTGTTCAGCCATGCACTCCTGCACAGCATAGTGCAGCTCAGCACAGCCAGTGCGGGAGATCATCTGTTCAACAGGGTCATCCTCATCATCGTCTTTACGGCT
The Anoplopoma fimbria isolate UVic2021 breed Golden Eagle Sablefish unplaced genomic scaffold, Afim_UVic_2022 Un_contig_11094_pilon_pilon, whole genome shotgun sequence genome window above contains:
- the LOC129114927 gene encoding cytochrome c oxidase assembly factor 4 homolog, mitochondrial-like, encoding MASPSPHDRSRKDDDEDDPVEQMISRTGCAELHYAVQECMAEHQDWRVCKSQVQTFKDCMMNFQIARKEQLMKQRQQQPASTESAPS